The candidate division KSB1 bacterium DNA segment TGGGCGAGACCATCGATATCCACGGCGGCGGTCTGGAGAACAGTTTCCCCCACCACGAATGCGAGATTGCGCAGAGCGAAGCTGCCACCGGCAAGCCGTTCGTGCGCTACTGGCTCCACAACAACATGGTGCTAGTGAACGGTGTGAAGATGAGCAAGTCGCTGGGCAACTTTACGACCATCAAGGATGCTCTTACCCGGCACTCCGGTGAAGAATTGCGCTTCTTCGTGTTGGGGAGCCACTACCGCTCTCCCCTCGATTATAGTGACGAGGCGGTACGCGCGGCTGGTGTGGGCTTGGCACGATTTCATGTTTTGCTTCGCGCTTTGACGCATCGTGTGGCCACTGCGGAAGAAGGGACCGCTGACCCCGAACTCGCGGGGACGCTCGATGTCCGCAAGCGGTCCTTCCTGGAGGCGATGGACGACGACTGCAATACGCCGGCAGCAATTGGGGTGCTCTTCCAGGCGGTGCACGACGTAAACAGGTTCCTCGAGAGCAAAGGGAGTGTCACTCGTGGTAGTCTGCAGATAGCACTGGGCTTTTTCCAAGAGCTCGGTGGGGATATCCTGGGCATCACGCCCTTCTCGCCGAGGGCAGCCTCCGACAAGGTGGAACAGCTCATCGAGCTGCTGGTCGAGGTGCGGACGCAATTGAGGCGGGAGGGGGACTGGCAGCGGGCTGACTATTTGCGCGCCCGTTTGGCGGAGATGGGGGTGATC contains these protein-coding regions:
- the cysS gene encoding cysteine--tRNA ligase, which encodes MALKFYNTLTRKKEEFIPLHEGRVGIYVCGPTVYDHAHIGHAKSYISFDVIVRYLRYLGYRVRYVQNITDVGHLLDTGEDRILKGAARERLEPMELVERYTRSYFEDMDALNVVRPDISPRASGHIPEQIELVKTLLAKGYAYEVNGSVYFEVSKYAGYGKLSGRSIDEQMAGARVEVSQEKRHPADFALWKRAEPEHIMRWPSPWGWGFPGWHLECSAMAMKYLGETIDIHGGGLENSFPHHECEIAQSEAATGKPFVRYWLHNNMVLVNGVKMSKSLGNFTTIKDALTRHSGEELRFFVLGSHYRSPLDYSDEAVRAAGVGLARFHVLLRALTHRVATAEEGTADPELAGTLDVRKRSFLEAMDDDCNTPAAIGVLFQAVHDVNRFLESKGSVTRGSLQIALGFFQELGGDILGITPFSPRAASDKVEQLIELLVEVRTQLRREGDWQRADYLRARLAEMGVILEDGREGTSWRLT